The sequence ATACTGGTCAGCACCTGCGGGCAACTACTTCCTGCACTCCTTTGCTATAGAAGATGGATCCTTTATCAGGATCAGTAATCTGACCATCGGGTATTCACTGCCAGCTACCTTGCTGAAGAGAACCCATGTCTTCTCCCGTTTCAGGGTGTATGCCACCGTCAATAACCTGTACACATTTACAAAGTATACGGGCTATGATCCGGAGGCCAATACCCGCCGCAGCAACCCGCTCACGCCGGGGGTAGATTATGCGGCTTACCCAAGAAGCCGTTTCATACTGGGTGGTGTCAATGTTTCTTTTTAATGGATTAAACGATTTGATTATGTACGCGTACATACGTTCATTCTTTATACTTATCATTTTTGCCACAGCATTCAGTGCTTGCAAAAAATACCTGACGATCGAGAACCCGTCTACGATATCGCAGGATGCTGTATTTACCAGTGTATCCAATACGAATGCTGCGGTGGTGGGTGTATACGCCATGTTGATCGGCGATAATGGATACGGTAACCGTATTTCCTGTTTGTTTCCACAATCATCCGACGATTTCAAAACGTCCGGTGACTATAGTGCTGACGACAGAAGAGGGATCAGTACTTATGGTGCCAGTGCGGGGAATAGTGATTTGCCGAACCCTTTCAACCAGTTGTTCAAAGGAATAGAGCGAGCGAATATTTGTATCAAATATATCCCGTTGTCTCCTTTGTATAATGGTGGTTCTGCAACAGAGCAGTCACAGATGAAGAAGATGTATGGAGAGGCATTGACCCTGCGTGCGCAGTTTTACTTTGAAGCGTTGCGCAACTGGGGAGATCTGCCCGCACAATTGGTGCCCGCCGCAGATCTGGCGGATATGTACCTGCCCAGGACTGACAAGGATTCCATTTATCAGCAATTGCTGGATGATCTGGCAGTGGCGGAAGAATTAGTGCCCTGGAGAACGGAATCACCCGATCAGAATTTACGACTCACCAAAGGTGCGGTGAAAGGGATCCGGGCCAGAATTGCACTGGCAGTGGGTGGATATTCATTGCGTACAAATCCTCATGTGATGGCGAGAAGAGATGATTATAAAAAGTTCTACCAGATAGCTTATGATGAATGTGCGGATATCATGGCTCATCCTGAACAGCATTCGCTGAACCCTGTGTATGAAAATATCTTCAAGTCATTGCATACATCTACGCGGACAGACGATGCGCATGAACTGATGTTTGAAATTGGCGCCTATGGTGGGAATGCCAGTACAGATAGTAAGCTGGGGTATTACAATGGCCTGAAGCATAATACCTCTTCCCGCTTTGGTGGCGGTGGTGGCGGCATCAATGTATTACCCACGTATTTTTATGAATTTGATTCCATTGGCGATTGTCGCCGGGATGTGACCATTAACCTGTTTGAAATAGATGCAAATAGTCAGAAGATAGCGGTAACAGCTGGGGTGATGACGGATGGTAAGTATCGCCGTTCCTGGACGAGCATTACCGGCACATCGCAGAATCTGGCTATCAACTGGCCGATACTTCGGTTCTCTGATGTATTGCTGATGTATGCAGAGGCAGACAATGAAATCAACGAAGCGCCTTCTGCAAAGGCGCAGGATGCTTTGCTGCAGGTACAGAAAAGAGCTTATGTAGGGCACCTGGAACGGTTGCCAGAAATACCTACAGATAAACAGGGATTCTTTGATGCTGTCGTGCATGAAAGGTTGCTGGAATTCGGGGGTGAAGGGATTCGGAAGTATGATCTGATCCGCTGGAACCTGCTGGCTACAAAGTTGACAGAGACAAGAGATAAGTTGCGTCAGTTTATGAATGGAGAGGGGCGGTATGCGAATGTGCCTTTGTACCTCTATGCAAAAGCGGCGACGTATAATATTACGAATTCAGTGGATGAAACACAGGCGCTGAATTTGTATGGCGGACCGGTATCGCAGGTGTTGTTTGAACCGGGATTGGGGGTTTCTTCTGCGCCTTCGGGGTATACCGCCAAGAGTTGGCGGGCGGCGGTGAATGAAGATTACCTGACGGGGGCAAGGAAGGGGTATGCGATTTATTTTGAGGCGAATAAGAAAGAGCTGCTTCCTATTCCTACAGATGCTTTGAATAGTAATTATAAGCTGGTACAAAATCAAGGTTATTAATTTCTGTAGATGCTTTGAATAGCAATTACAAGCTGGTACAAAATCAGGGTATTAGTTTTTGTAGATGCTTTGAATAGCAATTATAAGCTGGTACAAAATCAGGGGTATTAGTTTTTGTTGATGCTTTGAACAAAAACAGCAAGCGGGTACAAAATCAGGGCTACCAATTTTTGTTGATGCTTTGAATAACAATTACAAGCTGGTACAAAATCAGGGCTACTAGTTTTTGTAGATGCTTTGAACAAAAACAGCAAGCTGGTACAAAATCAGGGCTACCAATTTTTGTTGATGCTTTGAATAGCAATTACAAGCTGGTGCAAAATCAGGGCTACTAGTTTTTGTAGATGCTTTGAACAAAAACAGCAAGCGGGTACAAAAATCAGGGCTACCAATTTTTGTTGATGCTTTGAACAATAAATACAAGCGGGTACAAAATCAGGGCTATTAAAATGACTTATATGCGTTATGTAATATTTTTTCTGTTCATCAGCCTGTTGGCCTGTAAGAAAAAAGAAGATGAACTCAGTCTGTCCAGGCAATTTATGCCATCGGGTGATATCTCTATCAGTACGGCAGATACGCTGGCTACACTCACATGGAAAGCGGCATTGTTCACTTCCGGTACGGCAGTGACATATGCAGTCGAGGTTTCACAGGATTCTACTTTTGCGACCACGGCGCATAGTTTTGCAACAGATACCACTGGAATCAGGATTTCAGATCAATACCTGGAAGTACGTAAAAAGTATTATGCCCGTGTAAGAACGAATGGCAAAGATACGGCCAGTGCATCCAATTGGGTGTATAGTAAAAGTTTCTCCATTACAGGTGAGCAGTTGTTGCTACCATTGGCAGATAGTAATCTCATCGATAAATCTGTCATTCTGTTATGGAAATCTACACAGGGGTTGACGAAGCTGGTCTTCACAACTGACGGTGTTTCCAGAACAATTGGATTGTCGGAAGAACAGAGTATTGCGGGCAAATTGCAGGTAGATAGTCTGCAACCACTGACAACCTATACAGTAGAAATCTTTAAAGAAGAAGTGAGTAAGGGGATACTGACCTTTACGACCAAAGCCGGTGTGGCGACCGGACCGAATGTGATAGACCTGACAGGTATCACAGGCGTGCCGGGTATCCTGGAAGATACCTTACCGAAAGTGGGAGCGGGGAGTATTATCATCCTGAAAAGAGGGGAGACGTATAATATCGATATTGCGATGGAACTGGGCAAAGCCGTATCATTCGTGAGTGAGAACAGCTTCAATACACAGTTACCATTGATCTATTTCACCAACAACTTCAATGTGACGGCGGGGAGTGTGATCGACTCTGTTGTATTCAGGGGATTGACTTTACGGAGTAATGACTATGCCAGCAGGTACGTGATCAATGCCAGCAATGTAGCAACCATTGGTAAGATCCTTTTTGAAGATTGTCATGTAGAAATATTCCGTGGTGTGGTAAGGTTACAAACTTCTGCTACCGGTGGTACAAAGGTGGGTGACTTTGTGGTGAATAATTGTGTGGTAGACAGTATTTCGAATTATGGAGTGGTGAATTGTGATAATGTGGCTTGTGCGATACAGAATATCACAATACAGAACAGTACATTATATAAGCTGGAAAAAGTGGTGACCAGTAAGCAGAATTCCAATTCAGTGGTACTGAGTAACTGCACCTTTAATGAGGCGCCGCAGGGTGGGGGATCGGCTTACCTGGTGGATTATAGTCAGTCAGCGACCAACAATATCACGGCGGGTATCAGTCTGAAGAGTTGTATCATCGGTGTCGGGCGGAATAACGGAGGAAGTACGAGTGTACGTGGGATCCGGGCGAATGCTGCCACGTTGATTAATGTAAGTAGTAGTTTTAACACATCGGATTATGTGGTGAGTGGAAATGCGATTGTGGGATTGACGGTGTATGCAGGTACGGTGACAGATCTGTGGACGGATCCGGCGAATGGGAATTTTACTATTAAGGACAGTGGTTTTGCAGGGAAGAGTTCCGCGGGAGACCCGCGGTGGTGGTAGATGAAATTTAATATCCGGGTTGTACTGCCCGCCGGAGGGTCTGCTCATTCTCCCGAAGGGTAAGGCCATCTTCTTGGAAGGTATGCACATTCTCCCGGAGGGTGTGCTCATCTTCCAAGAGGGTATGCTCATTCTTCCAAGAGGGTATGCTCATCTTCCAGAGGGTATGTTCATCTTCCAGAGGGTATGTTCATCTTCCAGAGGGTAAGGCCATCCCCAGGATGGCCTTACCCTCCGGCCCGCGGGGATTTGATGATTGTCCGGAGGACAACCATCAAATCCCCGCTTTTATTTTTCTACCTTTGCCCCAAAGTACAACGACTATGAAACGGGCATTTATCTTCGACATGAACGGCACTATGATAGATGATATGGAGTATCATGTACATGGCTGGTTTAATATCCTCAACGACGACCTTG is a genomic window of Chitinophaga sp. LS1 containing:
- a CDS encoding DUF5123 domain-containing protein, encoding MRYVIFFLFISLLACKKKEDELSLSRQFMPSGDISISTADTLATLTWKAALFTSGTAVTYAVEVSQDSTFATTAHSFATDTTGIRISDQYLEVRKKYYARVRTNGKDTASASNWVYSKSFSITGEQLLLPLADSNLIDKSVILLWKSTQGLTKLVFTTDGVSRTIGLSEEQSIAGKLQVDSLQPLTTYTVEIFKEEVSKGILTFTTKAGVATGPNVIDLTGITGVPGILEDTLPKVGAGSIIILKRGETYNIDIAMELGKAVSFVSENSFNTQLPLIYFTNNFNVTAGSVIDSVVFRGLTLRSNDYASRYVINASNVATIGKILFEDCHVEIFRGVVRLQTSATGGTKVGDFVVNNCVVDSISNYGVVNCDNVACAIQNITIQNSTLYKLEKVVTSKQNSNSVVLSNCTFNEAPQGGGSAYLVDYSQSATNNITAGISLKSCIIGVGRNNGGSTSVRGIRANAATLINVSSSFNTSDYVVSGNAIVGLTVYAGTVTDLWTDPANGNFTIKDSGFAGKSSAGDPRWW
- a CDS encoding RagB/SusD family nutrient uptake outer membrane protein, with the translated sequence MYAYIRSFFILIIFATAFSACKKYLTIENPSTISQDAVFTSVSNTNAAVVGVYAMLIGDNGYGNRISCLFPQSSDDFKTSGDYSADDRRGISTYGASAGNSDLPNPFNQLFKGIERANICIKYIPLSPLYNGGSATEQSQMKKMYGEALTLRAQFYFEALRNWGDLPAQLVPAADLADMYLPRTDKDSIYQQLLDDLAVAEELVPWRTESPDQNLRLTKGAVKGIRARIALAVGGYSLRTNPHVMARRDDYKKFYQIAYDECADIMAHPEQHSLNPVYENIFKSLHTSTRTDDAHELMFEIGAYGGNASTDSKLGYYNGLKHNTSSRFGGGGGGINVLPTYFYEFDSIGDCRRDVTINLFEIDANSQKIAVTAGVMTDGKYRRSWTSITGTSQNLAINWPILRFSDVLLMYAEADNEINEAPSAKAQDALLQVQKRAYVGHLERLPEIPTDKQGFFDAVVHERLLEFGGEGIRKYDLIRWNLLATKLTETRDKLRQFMNGEGRYANVPLYLYAKAATYNITNSVDETQALNLYGGPVSQVLFEPGLGVSSAPSGYTAKSWRAAVNEDYLTGARKGYAIYFEANKKELLPIPTDALNSNYKLVQNQGY